DNA from Streptomyces sp. NBC_01476:
TGTCGGCCTGGGGCGCGTACACCCCGGGCAGTGTCCACAGGGCGCCGAGATTGCGCGGGAGCGCGGCAGTGATCGTCATCTGTTACCTCCATCGGCGGCCGGGTGGCCGTAGCGAGCGCCTGCCCGCCACCTCCGGAAGTACGCAAAACGGACGGACGCCCCCCTGTGCGGCCCGCCGGACTCCCGGACATCCCCCCGTGCCGGGAACGGGCGTCAGTCGCCGTAGGCGGCCCGCAGGGCCTCCTCGACCGCCTCACGGGCGGCGTCGCGGTCCAGGCCGAGGCGGCGGGTCCGCTCCACGTAGGCTGTCGCGGCGGCGGCGCTCTCGCGGGCGCGGGCGTCTCCTGCGGCGATGTACGTGCCGTTGCGGCCCCGGGTCTCGATCACTCCGTCCGCCTCCAGCGCGCGGTACGCCTTGGCGACGGTGTTCGCGGCGAGCCCCAGCTGCTCGGCCAGGCCCCGCACGGTGGGCAGCTTGTAGCCGACCGGGAGGCGGCCGGCCCTGGTCTGCGCCGCGATCTGCCCGCGCAGCTGCTCGTAGGGAGCGGCGGACGCGTCCTGATCGATGACGATCTTCAAGCTCATATGAGCGATCCTGGCACAGCGGACGGTGCCAGCGGGACCGCCCGGCCCGGCCCGTCGGGGTCGTGGGCGATACGGTCGCCGCTCTCGTGCAGGTGCAGCAGGAAGCGGTGGCCGGCGCACCAGGCGTCCAGGCCCGCCCTGCAGTACGCCACCATGTCGTCGGGCAGCGCGGCCAGGGGATACCAGCCGAGCTCCGAGCACTTGTCGGGCTCGGCGTTCACCGGCTCGGCGCCTTCGGGGAGGCGGGCCTGGAAGAACCAGCCGATCCGCGAGCGGCCGTCCGGCGCCCGGTGCTGCATCACCAGCACCGCCTCCAGGTCCTCGGGTGCCAGGTCGAGGCCGATCTCCTCGCGGGTCTCGCGGATCATGCCGCTTCTGACGTCCTCGCCGTCCTCCAGATGTCCGGAGGGCGCGTGCAACAGCCCGTCGGCATAGCCCGTGTTCGCACGGCGGGCGAGCAGCACCTCGGCGCCGCGCAGCAGG
Protein-coding regions in this window:
- a CDS encoding GntR family transcriptional regulator — translated: MSLKIVIDQDASAAPYEQLRGQIAAQTRAGRLPVGYKLPTVRGLAEQLGLAANTVAKAYRALEADGVIETRGRNGTYIAAGDARARESAAAATAYVERTRRLGLDRDAAREAVEEALRAAYGD